In Desulfosediminicola ganghwensis, a single window of DNA contains:
- a CDS encoding sodium:solute symporter family transporter, producing MEQEWALADPTMGIIFVAASFAFFYFVGWYSQRAAKSSTDYWTAGRSIGSLANGLGMASSYMSLATFLGVTALILKLKVPFVYMWIQFALSIPLITLWYGTPLRRMGAFTPAQFVRERYGLRTSYIVATFMIVIMLMYALGQMIGVAKVFEMLFGINYNVALICGGALIVGYVTIGGMYGTSYNAAFQMVLMAVAFIIPLGAIMKAMGGSGWYFPPLLYADMVPAMLERVPDFFDMKYGFKWYFSLIPCFTIGAMGLPHLGMRIYTAKNLKSARVAMIWFTFFCGITFSATYTMGFSGVFFQATSGTPIAPTDLDKITLILNSVFNPPWVLALVIAGAIAAGLSTISANLMAIGALIAQDIISTFKPDLEENKTKIVNYSAMTGAGLISILIALNPPTFLVVSILWAFGLAGVTVAPLVILGVWWKQANRYGAMAAALLAGGTYILVSPYVAPNLTIAGGLPAKLGMSGALLCVPLSFFIMAVVSMITNRIPALLDKLPHEADKKLVDGIHGWTVYNEQRYNSTAAGVTISAVSLFFVIWSLTPGGW from the coding sequence ATGGAACAAGAATGGGCACTTGCCGACCCCACCATGGGGATCATATTTGTTGCTGCATCTTTTGCCTTTTTCTATTTTGTTGGCTGGTACTCCCAGCGCGCTGCAAAATCCTCGACCGATTACTGGACAGCCGGTCGCTCTATCGGCTCTCTGGCCAACGGCCTCGGCATGGCCTCCAGCTATATGAGTCTTGCCACATTTCTCGGTGTTACCGCACTAATCTTAAAGTTGAAAGTGCCGTTTGTTTATATGTGGATTCAGTTTGCACTTTCCATCCCGCTTATCACTCTCTGGTACGGTACGCCACTGAGACGTATGGGCGCTTTTACCCCTGCCCAGTTCGTTCGTGAGCGCTACGGCCTCAGAACATCGTATATTGTCGCCACATTTATGATTGTGATCATGCTTATGTATGCCCTGGGACAGATGATTGGTGTGGCCAAAGTCTTCGAGATGCTTTTCGGTATTAATTATAATGTTGCCCTTATCTGCGGTGGCGCACTTATTGTCGGGTATGTGACCATCGGTGGCATGTACGGCACATCGTATAATGCGGCCTTTCAAATGGTATTGATGGCTGTGGCCTTTATCATCCCGCTGGGCGCTATCATGAAGGCCATGGGCGGTTCCGGCTGGTACTTCCCGCCGCTGCTTTATGCAGATATGGTTCCGGCCATGCTCGAACGGGTGCCTGATTTCTTTGACATGAAGTACGGCTTTAAATGGTACTTCTCGCTCATCCCCTGCTTCACCATCGGAGCCATGGGCCTGCCCCACCTCGGCATGAGAATATACACCGCCAAAAACCTTAAGAGCGCCCGCGTCGCCATGATCTGGTTCACGTTCTTCTGCGGCATTACCTTCAGCGCTACCTACACCATGGGTTTTTCCGGCGTATTTTTTCAGGCGACCTCTGGTACCCCGATTGCCCCAACCGATCTTGATAAGATCACCCTCATCCTGAACAGTGTTTTCAATCCCCCGTGGGTACTCGCCCTGGTTATTGCCGGTGCTATCGCCGCCGGGCTCTCCACTATCAGCGCTAACCTGATGGCGATCGGAGCTCTTATCGCCCAGGATATTATCAGCACCTTCAAGCCTGATCTTGAAGAAAACAAAACCAAAATCGTCAATTACAGCGCCATGACAGGTGCCGGCCTGATCAGTATCCTGATCGCACTCAATCCTCCAACATTTCTTGTCGTATCTATTCTCTGGGCATTCGGCCTTGCCGGAGTCACCGTGGCACCGCTGGTTATTCTGGGAGTATGGTGGAAACAGGCCAACAGGTATGGTGCAATGGCTGCCGCTCTTTTGGCTGGCGGTACCTATATATTGGTATCTCCATACGTGGCACCGAACCTTACCATCGCCGGGGGCTTGCCAGCCAAGCTTGGCATGTCCGGCGCGCTGCTTTGTGTCCCCCTCAGTTTTTTCATCATGGCAGTGGTTTCGATGATTACCAATCGTATCCCTGCCCTGCTTGATAAACTCCCCCATGAGGCGGATAAGAAGCTGGTCGACGGTATCCACGGCTGGACCGTATACAATGAGCAACGTTATAACTCCACCGCTGCCGGAGTCACCATATCGGCAGTCAGTCTCTTTTTTGTGATCTGGTCCCTCACCCCGGGCGGTTGGTAG
- a CDS encoding YIP1 family protein, with the protein MNYADFFKYSVSCEHRLFLLASEGKAHIFSIVNILILGTLFGLSDLAGSLSQGSPVPLDGKFAFITPLIFSISGLVNMMIAVLGLTLVYWAAAKAFGGYGNMSHAFYLVSLSLAPFWVLAPLLNYTVRFHPDTLVQIPILVPILLSGIWAYRLLCKSLIAGQEISPVKAHLAVTGMVIFSVSAIYVLIP; encoded by the coding sequence ATGAACTACGCAGATTTTTTCAAATATAGCGTCTCCTGTGAACACCGCCTGTTCCTGTTGGCGAGCGAAGGCAAAGCCCATATCTTTTCAATAGTTAACATACTTATACTTGGCACACTCTTCGGCCTTTCAGATCTGGCTGGCAGCTTGAGCCAGGGCTCGCCGGTGCCCCTTGATGGCAAATTCGCATTTATCACACCACTGATATTTTCAATCTCAGGGCTGGTAAATATGATGATCGCGGTACTTGGGCTGACTCTTGTCTATTGGGCAGCAGCAAAAGCCTTCGGCGGTTACGGCAACATGTCCCACGCTTTTTATCTGGTATCCCTGTCCCTCGCCCCCTTTTGGGTACTGGCACCACTGCTGAACTATACCGTTCGCTTTCACCCGGACACTCTTGTCCAGATCCCAATACTGGTCCCGATTCTGCTCAGTGGGATATGGGCATACAGGTTACTCTGTAAAAGTTTGATAGCAGGCCAGGAGATTAGCCCGGTCAAAGCTCACCTTGCCGTAACAGGGATGGTGATCTTCTCGGTGAGCGCTATTTATGTACTGATTCCTTAA
- a CDS encoding multiheme c-type cytochrome translates to MKMKLLVLALLMLPLGVIKASAENDYVGSDQCFSCHQEIYSQWLATGHPWKLRKVDKARYAKIPLPPGYSWDDITYVIGGAIKKARFIDKEGYIVTAAKDGSEAKTQYNLEDGSWSFYHKGEKKPYACGPCHMTNYSKEGNQDNMEGMVGTWSEDGIGCEECHGPGMNHVREPSKETIKIDTSSEACGKCHQRGGMGPEPPAKGGFIRHHEQINELKAGVHKDMGCVDCHNPHQRAILVKDNCLECHEEIGKSYAMTIHGKQGTRCVECHMPKATKSAISVASYTGDVRTHLFKINTAADANMFKEVEDNGKKSTFAQGFVTVEYSCLSCHGGRDKEWASKNAMNYHDQK, encoded by the coding sequence ATGAAAATGAAATTATTGGTACTTGCGTTACTGATGCTACCTTTGGGAGTGATAAAGGCATCGGCGGAAAATGACTATGTCGGATCGGATCAGTGTTTCAGCTGTCACCAGGAAATTTACAGTCAATGGCTGGCAACTGGTCATCCATGGAAATTACGCAAAGTTGACAAAGCGCGGTATGCAAAAATTCCTCTGCCGCCAGGCTATAGCTGGGATGACATTACCTATGTTATCGGCGGTGCGATCAAGAAAGCAAGATTCATAGATAAAGAAGGGTATATTGTAACCGCCGCAAAAGACGGTTCGGAAGCTAAGACACAGTATAACCTCGAAGACGGCAGTTGGTCTTTTTATCACAAGGGTGAGAAAAAGCCATACGCCTGTGGTCCATGCCATATGACCAATTACTCCAAGGAGGGCAATCAGGATAATATGGAAGGGATGGTTGGCACCTGGTCTGAGGATGGTATTGGTTGTGAAGAGTGTCATGGCCCTGGGATGAACCACGTCCGCGAGCCGAGTAAGGAAACGATTAAGATTGATACCTCGTCTGAAGCTTGTGGCAAGTGCCACCAGCGGGGAGGTATGGGGCCCGAGCCACCGGCAAAAGGCGGGTTTATAAGGCATCACGAACAGATTAACGAGTTGAAGGCAGGTGTGCATAAAGATATGGGTTGTGTTGATTGCCATAACCCGCACCAGCGGGCAATTTTAGTCAAGGATAATTGTCTGGAATGCCACGAAGAGATTGGCAAGTCATACGCCATGACGATCCATGGAAAACAAGGCACCCGATGTGTCGAATGTCACATGCCCAAGGCAACAAAGTCTGCTATCAGTGTTGCCAGTTACACCGGTGATGTGAGGACACACTTATTCAAGATCAATACAGCAGCGGATGCGAATATGTTTAAGGAGGTAGAAGACAACGGTAAGAAGTCGACTTTTGCTCAAGGCTTTGTGACGGTGGAATACAGTTGTTTAAGTTGTCATGGCGGCAGGGATAAAGAGTGGGCCTCCAAGAATGCCATGAATTACCATGACCAGAAGTAA
- the mgtE gene encoding magnesium transporter, producing the protein MTTLNTTTDLRHHLAQNNTLALRHFCEAEHPAEVAEALSTLSSYEIWEVLQATSFEIRREILCSFGEDTLYDLVLTLDRKVVALILTAMYSDDRANLFRRLTDEQREHLYPALAKAERENIRKLTSYPEESAGSVMNSDYVALRKSMSATEAIDQIRLEAPTKETVYYAYVVDDERRLTGFVSLKDLIVAQPDAIIETFMHKEVLFARAEDDQEKAARKIQKYDLIALPVINGRDALVGIITHDDALDIITQEQQEDLEKLMAISGQHKAGTYLKTSFWVHFKNRASWIVGLSILGLLSGTIIHSFEDSLMALMVLALYMPMVADTGGNTGSQSATVVIRALALSEIRAGDAFKVIFKEFRVSLLMAVILATLSFGKVMWLSSGSDIPLGFSLPMIGATIAIALGMQVVTATLIGAILPMAAVRMKLDPAVVASPALTTVVDITGLLIYFSTAKIMLGI; encoded by the coding sequence ATGACCACTCTCAACACCACCACTGATCTTCGTCACCATCTCGCACAAAATAACACTCTAGCGCTCCGTCATTTTTGCGAAGCCGAGCATCCTGCCGAAGTGGCTGAAGCTCTCAGCACACTTTCTTCGTACGAAATATGGGAAGTTCTTCAGGCTACTTCTTTTGAAATAAGGCGCGAAATTCTCTGCAGCTTTGGTGAGGACACACTCTACGATCTTGTTTTAACACTTGATCGTAAGGTAGTAGCCTTAATTTTGACTGCAATGTATTCGGATGACAGGGCTAATCTCTTTCGTCGTCTTACAGACGAACAGAGAGAGCATTTGTATCCGGCTCTGGCTAAGGCTGAGCGGGAAAATATACGAAAGCTTACCTCATATCCGGAGGAAAGTGCCGGCTCTGTAATGAACTCAGATTATGTTGCGCTCCGCAAAAGCATGAGTGCGACTGAGGCTATCGACCAGATACGCCTCGAAGCTCCAACCAAAGAGACTGTTTATTACGCCTATGTGGTAGACGATGAGCGCAGGCTGACAGGTTTTGTGTCGCTGAAAGATCTCATTGTAGCTCAACCTGATGCGATAATCGAAACGTTTATGCACAAAGAGGTGTTGTTCGCCCGTGCCGAAGACGATCAGGAGAAAGCTGCCAGAAAAATACAGAAATATGACCTCATCGCCTTGCCGGTTATTAACGGCAGAGATGCTTTGGTCGGTATCATCACCCACGATGATGCCCTTGATATCATTACTCAGGAGCAACAGGAAGATCTGGAAAAACTGATGGCTATCAGTGGTCAGCATAAGGCTGGAACGTATCTGAAAACATCATTCTGGGTTCATTTCAAAAACAGAGCTTCCTGGATCGTAGGGCTTTCAATACTTGGTCTGCTATCGGGTACCATAATCCATAGTTTCGAAGATTCCCTGATGGCCCTGATGGTGCTGGCGCTGTATATGCCAATGGTCGCTGACACTGGCGGGAATACCGGCAGTCAGTCTGCAACTGTGGTCATCCGTGCTTTGGCCCTGTCTGAGATACGAGCTGGCGATGCCTTCAAGGTAATATTTAAAGAGTTTCGGGTATCGTTGCTGATGGCGGTGATCTTGGCGACACTTTCGTTTGGTAAGGTAATGTGGCTTTCATCGGGCAGTGATATTCCGCTGGGATTTTCATTGCCAATGATTGGTGCAACCATTGCAATTGCTTTGGGCATGCAGGTTGTTACTGCGACATTGATTGGTGCAATCCTGCCAATGGCCGCAGTCAGGATGAAGCTTGATCCGGCAGTTGTGGCGAGCCCTGCACTGACCACCGTAGTAGATATCACTGGCTTATTGATATATTTCAGCACAGCAAAAATCATGCTCGGCATCTGA
- a CDS encoding TIGR00730 family Rossman fold protein: MKSICVFLGSSVGKDPAYMKLANQMGTTIARKGLTLVYGGSSTGCMNELANAALQEGGTVIGVTVQSLKDKEQFHKGLTELHVVPTMHERKDLMVQLSDSFVAMPGGIGTFEEFFEVYTLRQLNYHNKPCAILDVNGFYAPLKEMMAVTEREGFLKHSFSEWVLWSESPLELVEMLIQGKD; this comes from the coding sequence ATGAAATCCATATGTGTTTTTCTTGGCTCCAGCGTTGGTAAAGATCCGGCGTACATGAAATTAGCCAATCAAATGGGTACGACAATAGCTCGAAAAGGTTTGACGCTGGTGTATGGTGGTTCCTCGACCGGGTGCATGAATGAACTGGCAAACGCTGCTTTGCAAGAAGGTGGGACGGTAATTGGTGTTACCGTACAGAGCCTAAAAGACAAAGAGCAATTTCACAAAGGCCTAACTGAATTGCACGTCGTCCCAACCATGCATGAACGAAAGGACCTCATGGTCCAACTCTCCGACTCATTCGTTGCCATGCCAGGAGGTATTGGAACTTTCGAGGAATTCTTTGAAGTATACACACTTCGCCAGCTTAACTATCATAACAAACCATGCGCCATTCTTGATGTAAACGGCTTCTATGCACCACTTAAAGAGATGATGGCGGTCACAGAGCGTGAAGGTTTCTTGAAACACTCATTCAGCGAGTGGGTATTGTGGTCTGAATCACCTTTGGAACTTGTTGAGATGCTTATTCAGGGGAAAGACTAA
- a CDS encoding HlyD family secretion protein encodes MKISYNRKRRDPTREGQIPVQYGPAKRTLANLKWRLTLLIVLSPFIYFGLKMMISMFIAPSSGFVVLDLHPYQSPADSVVQEIKVERGQQVNIGDQLIVLKDQELDYELARIQRTIDGLLADPEDDSISGEYLLKQKKLAEDAVVYQKKRLANISFLYQQRAATVAEQKAALSQLNTALSQLNGADYQLKQWSQRQQQTPKDLRKTPEFTEAFAKLEKLESKRQQLSVMATYAGQVTEISVTQGQVVQKGGEMISVARQDRQVIASFMQPSDVDRVQQGEIADIIFPSGKIIKGRVQYNPSVTGRLPSYLATPMLGRQRMVIVHLVPVDPIPEEERIDGLPVEVNFITPLQQIIDKVKNMFT; translated from the coding sequence ATGAAGATCAGCTATAATCGTAAGCGGAGAGATCCTACCCGAGAAGGGCAGATACCTGTTCAATATGGCCCTGCCAAGCGCACCTTAGCCAATCTAAAATGGCGTCTTACACTGCTCATCGTCTTAAGTCCGTTTATCTATTTTGGCCTAAAGATGATGATCAGCATGTTTATCGCCCCTTCATCAGGGTTTGTGGTCCTGGATCTCCATCCATACCAAAGCCCTGCGGATAGTGTTGTGCAAGAAATCAAAGTTGAGAGAGGACAACAGGTAAATATTGGTGATCAGCTGATAGTTTTGAAGGATCAGGAACTTGACTATGAACTTGCCCGTATACAAAGAACCATCGATGGACTTCTGGCTGATCCTGAGGATGATTCTATCTCTGGAGAATATTTGTTAAAACAGAAAAAACTGGCTGAAGATGCTGTTGTATATCAAAAGAAACGGCTAGCTAATATCTCTTTCCTCTATCAGCAAAGAGCCGCAACTGTCGCTGAGCAGAAAGCGGCACTTTCCCAGTTGAACACGGCTCTCTCCCAGCTTAACGGAGCTGATTATCAACTCAAGCAATGGTCACAACGTCAGCAGCAGACCCCGAAAGATCTAAGAAAAACACCCGAATTTACCGAAGCGTTTGCCAAGTTGGAGAAATTAGAGTCAAAACGACAGCAGCTTTCTGTTATGGCAACCTACGCAGGACAAGTGACAGAAATAAGTGTCACGCAGGGTCAGGTTGTGCAAAAAGGCGGAGAGATGATCAGTGTGGCCCGTCAGGACAGACAAGTCATCGCCTCATTTATGCAGCCAAGTGACGTCGATCGTGTTCAGCAAGGCGAAATTGCAGATATCATTTTTCCATCTGGAAAAATCATTAAGGGCCGCGTCCAATATAATCCTAGTGTAACAGGAAGATTGCCTTCTTATCTTGCTACGCCAATGCTCGGGCGCCAGCGGATGGTAATTGTTCATCTTGTTCCCGTGGATCCTATTCCCGAGGAGGAACGCATTGATGGTCTGCCCGTTGAAGTTAATTTCATCACCCCTCTCCAGCAGATAATCGATAAAGTGAAAAATATGTTTACGTGA
- a CDS encoding glycosyltransferase family 2 protein, which translates to MLVQTKGFFLDVLLIFQGFFVTPLAHLDGFILKFVPFALFLEFPLYLLIVVGVFFYLLRKRLTPAPSAGYVPSVSCIALCYSEEDAVKLTIRSLTEQIYEGPIEILAIMDGAAQNASTYRAAKSMEAYVSNFPNRTLRIIPKWQRGGRVSSMNLGLSLSQGEIVMALDGDTSFDNDMVFEATRPFTDDNVVSVAGNLRVRNITSSLITKLQAIEYLISIYLGKTGLSEFNIVNNISGAFGIHRRQFLEQVGGWDAGTAEDLDLTIRIKGYLGRYPSLRIVFAPKAIGHTDAPVTLRQFFSQRLRWDGDLLYLYLKKHKSRIRPGLLGWRNSFMMVWTGLFFQIVMPFLIVLYTVYIIVVFPPELVAAIMLFIYLAYLVVSAFMYLVFLIFLSERQLQDAALIFYLPFFPIFSFVVRVWSAVASLKELIQNAHLDSSMAPWWVLKKTKF; encoded by the coding sequence ATGCTGGTTCAGACAAAAGGATTTTTCTTAGATGTTCTGTTGATTTTCCAGGGTTTTTTTGTCACACCACTTGCTCATTTAGATGGATTTATCTTGAAATTTGTGCCATTTGCGCTTTTTCTTGAGTTTCCTCTGTATTTGCTGATTGTCGTCGGGGTGTTTTTTTATTTGTTAAGGAAAAGATTAACCCCTGCTCCTTCTGCCGGCTATGTCCCCTCAGTATCCTGCATTGCACTCTGCTATTCTGAAGAAGATGCTGTTAAACTGACCATTCGCAGTCTGACGGAGCAGATATACGAAGGGCCAATAGAAATTCTCGCCATCATGGATGGTGCTGCCCAGAACGCTTCCACCTATAGAGCTGCAAAATCAATGGAAGCCTATGTGAGCAATTTCCCAAACAGAACCCTGCGGATTATTCCAAAATGGCAGCGGGGCGGGCGTGTGTCCTCAATGAATCTAGGCCTTAGCCTGTCACAAGGAGAAATTGTGATGGCCCTTGATGGCGACACTTCTTTTGACAACGATATGGTCTTTGAAGCGACACGACCTTTTACTGATGACAATGTGGTCTCTGTCGCAGGCAATCTTCGAGTCCGGAATATAACATCTTCACTAATCACGAAACTACAGGCAATTGAATATCTTATCTCAATTTATCTCGGTAAGACTGGACTGAGCGAGTTTAACATTGTCAATAATATTTCAGGTGCCTTTGGTATACATCGGCGGCAATTTTTAGAACAGGTCGGCGGATGGGATGCAGGGACAGCAGAAGATCTTGATTTGACGATTCGAATAAAAGGATACCTTGGAAGATACCCATCTCTACGTATTGTTTTTGCTCCCAAGGCCATAGGCCATACAGATGCACCCGTAACATTGCGTCAGTTTTTTTCACAGCGATTACGTTGGGACGGTGATCTGCTCTACCTTTATCTGAAAAAACATAAATCTCGTATTCGACCTGGCCTTCTTGGTTGGCGCAATTCGTTCATGATGGTCTGGACAGGTTTGTTTTTTCAAATTGTCATGCCTTTTCTGATTGTATTGTATACAGTTTATATTATTGTAGTTTTCCCGCCGGAGCTTGTAGCTGCAATAATGTTGTTTATCTATTTGGCATACCTGGTTGTCAGCGCATTTATGTACTTGGTCTTTTTGATATTTTTATCAGAACGGCAGTTGCAGGATGCTGCTCTGATATTTTATTTGCCGTTTTTCCCTATTTTTTCATTTGTGGTCAGAGTCTGGTCTGCTGTTGCCTCACTAAAAGAATTGATCCAGAACGCTCATTTAGATTCATCAATGGCTCCATGGTGGGTTTTAAAGAAAACTAAATTTTAA